The Fibrobacter sp. UWB5 genome has a window encoding:
- the rplS gene encoding 50S ribosomal protein L19, whose protein sequence is MSLNIEAIHNENLKTDLPELRAGDTVTVNVKVIEGTKERIQPFKGVVIQKKNSGISATLTVRKMSGSVAVERIFPLHSPRIDSIVLDRAGKVRQARIYYMRDLRGKAARIDERQA, encoded by the coding sequence ATGTCCCTGAACATTGAAGCAATCCATAACGAAAACTTGAAGACCGACCTTCCTGAACTCCGCGCTGGCGATACCGTCACCGTGAATGTGAAGGTGATCGAAGGCACCAAGGAACGTATCCAGCCGTTCAAGGGCGTCGTGATCCAGAAGAAGAACTCCGGTATTTCTGCAACTCTCACCGTCCGCAAGATGTCCGGCAGCGTGGCCGTGGAACGCATTTTCCCGCTCCACTCCCCCCGCATCGATTCCATCGTGCTCGACCGCGCCGGTAAGGTCCGCCAGGCTCGCATCTACTACATGCGCGACCTCCGCGGTAAGGCTGCACGTATCGACGAACGTCAGGCTTAA